The nucleotide sequence TTTGCACACTAATAATCTACTAAACGGTTATTTATATACTATACGAATTTATAGCTACCGTCAAGCGTTTACTTCTCTTTTTGCAAGGAATTTCCGGAATTTCCAGTCCGAAGCACCTCCCTGCTTGCAATTCATTCTATCTAGGCCCCGGACAAATCCGGGAGCTTGCGATCCAAATTCTCTGAAAAAAGGGGGCTTCCCCAAAAATCCTCTCTCCAACTCCTTGTTTTCCCACCTGCCTTCGAGATGAGGCTCCGAAATATTATACTCCTCCTTCTTCCTATAAGCAGCGTCTGGGGAAGAGCCGCCGATCTACCGAATGAATTCCTATTACGGCCCTGGTGGAGCGGCGGAGAAATATCCGTTTTTGGGATTTCAGGACCAGGGAACCCGAAAGAAGCCGGAGCAATCCTGCAGGTCCCCTTTTGGAAAACGCAAGTCCGCAGTTCCAGATTCGTTTGGGTGGGAGGGGACCGAACCAACTCATTCTCCCAGATCTTCGGCCTGGGTCACAGGATCAAATTGGATCGGGACATCGGGTTGGAATTCCAACTCTTAGGAAGTCCGGGAGAAAGCGGCTTCTTCTTAGGGAGCCTGGGAGCACACACAAGATATGTTAGTTTAGATTTTTTGAATAGAAGAAGTTCGGAAGGGACTTCGATCGGAGCACTTCTTCGATCCGATCCAAACTCTGCGTTCAGGCTAAGTCTATCCTATGAAAGAACAAAAACGAATGCGGGGATCTGGGAGGATAAGATCTCCTTGGGCTTCACTTGGGGAATAGACCGCTTCTTAGGAGATGCACAATTTCAGGAAAAGGAGAAAGACTTTATAGGTTACGCAAGCCTCGGCTTCTCACCCTTCCCCTCAGAAGAGAAAGCGGAAGAAATCTCCTCCGACAAAGGATCAAACCGCAGAATACCTAATTCAAAGAAAGAAGAACAATCCTATCCTTCCTTAGAAACAGAAGAGCTCTTAAAATACGGTTTTTCGATCGGAGAGTCACTTGAGATCGCAGGACATTCCCGCCAGTCACAGATAAAATTTAAAGCCTTCTTAGGGTCCCTTCCCGAGGCGAAAAGAAGAAAAATAGAGGCATTGATCCGCAAGAAAAGAGGCCTGAAATGAAACGGGCCATTGTACTTCTATTCTTGTTTTCTAATATACTTGAAGCTCAGAGCTTGCCTACTCCTTTCTCGAGCGGATTCTCCTTCTCTGGATTCGATTCCAGATTCTATCAAACCAGACAGGAAACTCTTTGGGTGCGAGGGGAATTCTGTTTAAAAGAAGCCCGGATCCTGTTCTCAAAACAGGAATGTGCTAAGCATAAGGCATTCTTAGAAAAAAGAGGAGAGACCGTTTTAGGATCCTATTCCTTCGAGAACGAAAGGATCTACGCTTCGTACGGGAATCGGTTTCGTCCCCTGAACCATTTCTTCTTTTTACGAGAAACATTCGATTTCACTTCATTTTGGTTCTTGGAGCAACCTACTGTGAGAGCGGGATTTCTATCCCTCAAATTGGGAGAAAGTCAGGTAGGAACGTATTATGCGGAGAGATCTGCAGAGAAACGCCCTGGTCTCTTCTTCAAACCGTATAAGAATTATCTGGAGTTCGCATATTCTCCGGAAACAAAAGAAGCGTTTATCCTTGCGGAATATCCCTCTTCTTCGGAGCGAAAAGAAGAAAAAAAACAGTATGGTTTTCGAATGGAAGTCTATGGGACCAAGGAAAATCCGCAAGGTATCGTTTCCGCTTCTTGGCAGGATTGGGAAAAAAGCAGACGGGTTTTCTTTTCCGGATACAAAGGAAGAGCGGGGCAATTATTCAATCTCACCGAGAAAACCGCTCCAGAAGAGAAAGCTGGATTGTTCCGATTTGTCTGGGAACCGGGAAACTATCACAGATTACAGATCGCCGGGTTCGAGCGGATCTCTGCCGAAGGAAAGACCATTTACAGTGCAAGAGCGATAACCACAAGAATAGGATTCTTGCAATTTCCGATCTTCGCCTTAGTAGCACAAATCCGAGCCTATGAGTTTTCGGATCAACCTGATTGGATCCTGGGCAGAGGACTGTATCTGGCCTATCAAAAGAGAGCCTGGAGATGGGAAATCGGGCAGGAATGGAGAGATAACGGAGACCGTCTCACGGAAGCAGGCTTACAGATCTCCTTGGGCAAGGAATGGAAGATCTACTCAAGTTTACTCTATGCAGAAGAAGGAAACCGAACTCCTTCCTTTGCGGAAGAATCCATCACTCCGGACGAAACAGGACTCGTAGTCACGGACAAGGCCTTTTATTCTTTCTTACGGATCTTTCATCCGTACTTTGCGATCCACTTGCGTCATACCAGAGGAAAGTCCGCAAGCGGAGACAGCTTGAGTCTACGCTTTCAAGTGTTTTTGCCAATCTGGGAATAGTAGATCTATGACTTTGCCGTTTCAAATAAAATAGAGGAAAGATCCACGTATTTAGAAGCTCTGCCGTGAATATCTATTCCGACAGGCCTTCCGTCTTCATCTAGATCCACATTTAGATCGTCATTGATCTCTCTAGTCTCAAAC is from Leptospira langatensis and encodes:
- a CDS encoding DUF2283 domain-containing protein, which codes for MKITYYPETDSIYIDLSNRRSFETREINDDLNVDLDEDGRPVGIDIHGRASKYVDLSSILFETAKS